Proteins co-encoded in one Nonlabens agnitus genomic window:
- a CDS encoding single-stranded DNA-binding protein, giving the protein MAGTLNKVMLIGHTGDEVKMKYFEGGNCIGRFPLATNEEYVNRNTGERVSNTEWHNCVVRNKAAEVCEKYLHKGDKVYIEGRIKSRQWTGEDGQQRYTTEIQVQEFTFLTPKNENAAPANNAAPSSSQPARNHAPAPSKAPAPQSMDDDEDDDLPF; this is encoded by the coding sequence ATGGCAGGAACGTTAAACAAAGTGATGCTTATAGGCCACACTGGTGATGAGGTCAAAATGAAATATTTTGAAGGTGGCAATTGCATAGGCCGTTTCCCACTGGCGACTAATGAAGAATACGTAAACCGCAACACTGGCGAGCGTGTTTCTAATACAGAGTGGCACAACTGCGTGGTGCGCAACAAAGCTGCCGAAGTCTGCGAGAAGTACCTGCACAAAGGTGATAAAGTGTACATAGAAGGTCGCATCAAGTCCAGACAATGGACTGGCGAGGACGGCCAGCAACGCTACACGACTGAGATACAGGTGCAGGAATTTACATTCCTCACGCCCAAGAATGAAAACGCAGCGCCCGCAAACAACGCTGCGCCGTCATCATCGCAGCCTGCTCGCAACCATGCTCCAGCACCATCCAAAGCGCCAGCACCGCAGTCCATGGACGACGATGAGGATGATGACCTGCCGTTTTAA
- the mutY gene encoding A/G-specific adenine glycosylase codes for MNFSNKLISWYQLHKRDLPWRHTSDPYFIWLSEIILQQTRVNQGLPYYLRFVEAFPSVQDLAAAPQEDVLKLWQGLGYYSRARNLHTAAVQVVDNGDTFPNNYKELLKLKGIGDYTAAAIASFAYNEPVAVVDGNVYRVLSRIFGISTPINSTDGIKEFKKLAQELIDPKHPASHNQAIMEFGAMQCVPKNPDCNICPFQKDCVAFQDERITELPVKIKKTKVLNLHHHYMVTVTPSGKTILQERPQSGIWAGLYEFPFVEAKGALLPSELTTAVDYENVYSGVRFRESVFNQEPIIHKLSHRKIHAYFWIIHTESELENAITIEGARSKPLHVLMERFMTQFWPLKS; via the coding sequence ATGAATTTTTCTAACAAGCTCATTTCTTGGTATCAACTGCATAAAAGAGACCTGCCGTGGCGTCATACCAGTGACCCGTATTTCATCTGGTTAAGTGAGATTATTTTGCAACAAACCCGTGTTAATCAGGGCTTGCCGTACTATTTACGCTTTGTGGAGGCATTTCCCAGCGTGCAGGATCTGGCCGCTGCACCACAAGAAGACGTGCTAAAATTATGGCAAGGCCTAGGCTATTATTCCAGGGCAAGAAATCTTCATACAGCAGCTGTGCAAGTGGTCGATAACGGTGATACGTTCCCTAACAACTATAAGGAGTTGCTCAAATTGAAAGGAATAGGCGACTATACCGCTGCGGCAATCGCTAGTTTTGCCTACAATGAACCAGTTGCCGTAGTGGATGGAAACGTTTATCGAGTTCTGTCAAGAATCTTTGGGATCTCAACGCCCATCAATTCTACAGATGGTATTAAGGAGTTCAAAAAGCTTGCTCAAGAACTCATCGACCCAAAACATCCCGCGAGTCATAACCAGGCGATCATGGAATTTGGTGCGATGCAGTGCGTACCTAAAAATCCAGATTGTAACATTTGCCCGTTCCAGAAGGATTGTGTTGCCTTTCAAGATGAACGCATAACAGAACTTCCCGTAAAGATCAAGAAGACTAAAGTTCTCAACCTGCACCATCATTATATGGTCACTGTCACGCCATCTGGGAAAACCATTCTTCAGGAGCGGCCGCAAAGTGGAATTTGGGCTGGACTATACGAGTTTCCGTTTGTAGAGGCAAAAGGTGCCTTGCTGCCGTCAGAGCTTACCACAGCGGTTGATTATGAGAATGTATATAGTGGAGTTCGCTTTCGCGAAAGCGTATTTAATCAAGAGCCCATCATACACAAGTTGAGCCATCGCAAGATCCACGCCTATTTCTGGATCATCCACACAGAATCTGAACTAGAGAACGCGATCACCATTGAAGGAGCTAGAAGTAAGCCCTTGCACGTTCTTATGGAACGATTTATGACCCAATTCTGGCCCTTAAAAAGCTAA
- a CDS encoding HU family DNA-binding protein produces MTKADIVSKISDKLGMEKTEVQAAVESFMDEVKGSLETGENVYLRGFGSFIVKTRAEKTGRNISKNTTIKIPAHNIPAFKPAKVFVEGVKSNVKVK; encoded by the coding sequence ATGACTAAAGCAGATATCGTATCAAAAATTTCAGATAAACTGGGAATGGAGAAGACCGAGGTGCAAGCAGCGGTTGAATCCTTTATGGATGAAGTGAAAGGATCCCTAGAGACTGGCGAGAACGTCTATTTACGTGGTTTTGGTAGCTTTATAGTGAAAACTAGAGCTGAAAAAACTGGCCGTAACATTTCCAAGAACACAACAATTAAAATACCCGCACACAACATACCAGCATTTAAACCTGCCAAAGTATTTGTTGAAGGTGTAAAATCAAACGTAAAAGTAAAGTAA